Proteins from one Hemiscyllium ocellatum isolate sHemOce1 chromosome 8, sHemOce1.pat.X.cur, whole genome shotgun sequence genomic window:
- the LOC132818412 gene encoding poly(A) polymerase type 3 isoform X4 has translation MPYPAANQGSLQLQTHKHYGITSPISLASPKENDYVLTQKLIEALKPFGVFEEEEELQHRIAILGKLNSLVKEWIRDTSEIKNLPSSVIENVGGKIFTFGSYRLGVHTKGADIDALCVAPRHIERVDFFTSFCEKLKQQDEVRNLRAVEDAFVPVIKLSFDGIEIDILFARLALQTIPEDLDLRDDVLLKNLDLRCIRSLNGCRVTDEILHLVPNIENFRLTLRAVKLWAKRHNIYSNILGFLGGVSWAMLVARTCQLYPNAVASTLVHKFFLVFSKW, from the exons CCCTGCTGCAAATCAAGGATCTCTGCAGCTCCAGACTCACAAACATTATGGCATTACATCTCCAATTAGTTTGGCTTCACCAAAAGAAAATGATTATGTGCTTACTCAGAAACTCATTGAAGCATTGAAACCTTTTGGAGTCTTTGAAGAGGAAGAGGAGCTGCAGCACAG AATTGCAATTCTGGGAAAACTTAATAGCTTAGTTAAAGAGTGGATCCGGGATACCAGTGAAATTAAG aatcttccatcgtcTGTAATAGAGAATGTTGGTGGAAAAATCTTTACATTTGGTTCCTACAGATTAGGGGTGCATACAAAAG GTGCTGATATTGATGCTCTGTGTGTTGCACCTCGCCACATTGAAAGAGTTGATTTCTTCACATCCTTTTGTGAAAAGCTTAAGCAGCAAGATGAAGTGAGGAACTTACGG GCTGTTGAAGATGCTTTTGTACCAGTAATTAAACTATCTTTTGATGGTATAGAG ATTGATATTTTATTTGCAAGATTGGCACTTCAGACAATCCCTGAAGATTTGGATCTTCGAGATGATGTGCTACTTAAAAACTTGGACTTGAGATGCATTAGAAGTCTTAATG GTTGCAGAGTCACTGATGAAATATTACATCTAGTACCAAACATTGAAAATTTTAGGCTGACGTTGAGAGCAGTTAAATTATGGGCCAAAC GCCACAACATTTACTCAAACATACTAGGCTTTCTGGGTGGCGTGTCATGGGCCATGTTGGTGGCAAGAACATGTCAACTGTACCCCAATGCAGTTGCTTCCACTCTTGTACACAAGTTCTTTTTGGTATTTTCAAAATGGTGA
- the LOC132818412 gene encoding poly(A) polymerase type 3 isoform X3, producing MPYPAANQGSLQLQTHKHYGITSPISLASPKENDYVLTQKLIEALKPFGVFEEEEELQHRIAILGKLNSLVKEWIRDTSEIKNLPSSVIENVGGKIFTFGSYRLGVHTKGADIDALCVAPRHIERVDFFTSFCEKLKQQDEVRNLRAVEDAFVPVIKLSFDGIEIDILFARLALQTIPEDLDLRDDVLLKNLDLRCIRSLNGCRVTDEILHLVPNIENFRLTLRAVKLWAKRHNIYSNILGFLGGVSWAMLVARTCQLYPNAVASTLVHKFFLVFSKWEWPNPVLLKQPEDCNLNLPVWDPRVNPSDRYHLMPIITPAYPQQNSTYNVSASTRAVMMEEFKQGLSITDEILMGKMEWSKLFEAPNFFQKYKYVFNYL from the exons CCCTGCTGCAAATCAAGGATCTCTGCAGCTCCAGACTCACAAACATTATGGCATTACATCTCCAATTAGTTTGGCTTCACCAAAAGAAAATGATTATGTGCTTACTCAGAAACTCATTGAAGCATTGAAACCTTTTGGAGTCTTTGAAGAGGAAGAGGAGCTGCAGCACAG AATTGCAATTCTGGGAAAACTTAATAGCTTAGTTAAAGAGTGGATCCGGGATACCAGTGAAATTAAG aatcttccatcgtcTGTAATAGAGAATGTTGGTGGAAAAATCTTTACATTTGGTTCCTACAGATTAGGGGTGCATACAAAAG GTGCTGATATTGATGCTCTGTGTGTTGCACCTCGCCACATTGAAAGAGTTGATTTCTTCACATCCTTTTGTGAAAAGCTTAAGCAGCAAGATGAAGTGAGGAACTTACGG GCTGTTGAAGATGCTTTTGTACCAGTAATTAAACTATCTTTTGATGGTATAGAG ATTGATATTTTATTTGCAAGATTGGCACTTCAGACAATCCCTGAAGATTTGGATCTTCGAGATGATGTGCTACTTAAAAACTTGGACTTGAGATGCATTAGAAGTCTTAATG GTTGCAGAGTCACTGATGAAATATTACATCTAGTACCAAACATTGAAAATTTTAGGCTGACGTTGAGAGCAGTTAAATTATGGGCCAAAC GCCACAACATTTACTCAAACATACTAGGCTTTCTGGGTGGCGTGTCATGGGCCATGTTGGTGGCAAGAACATGTCAACTGTACCCCAATGCAGTTGCTTCCACTCTTGTACACAAGTTCTTTTTGGTATTTTCAAAATG GGAATGGCCCAATCCTGTCTTGTTAAAACAGCCAGAGGACTGCAATCTGAATCTACCAGTGTGGGATCCACGG GTTAACCCAAGTGATAGATACCATCTCATGCCAATAATCACGCCAGCTTATCCACAGCAAAACTCTACATATAACGTCTCTGCATCTACACGTGCAGTGATGATGGAGGAGTTTAAGCAGG GTCTTTCGATCACAGATGAAATTTTAATGGGTAAAATGGAGTGGTCCAAACTCTTTGAAGCTCCAAACTTCTTTCAGAAGTACAAGTATGTATTCAATTACTTATGA